The genomic segment gtcacagctcgtataagacttggctataagtatctctggcagttcggcttgtatagggatctagatgaagtgaagtgtaaagtgtgtggacaaagtcagggacacacactcgaacactatatcttggattgtagtaaaactgagccatttagagataaatctaagctcactctgtatgatatggcaacctatcttattaccatggataaattacctgaaatccttgcactgcatccacatttcgcttccagtagatgaacgacatttgagattcagaaacaagtagtgtgttgtgaggactaataataaacagaagctcccctatgactctgtaatatcctcattggtcaaactattatgtattagcgataagacctaccattaatgtatgatgacttactgtaaatatatatagctcttgaagtagcactttctctgtaactagctgacattgtaaggtgtgaaggatagatgaaattgtttatgtaataatctaagatgaggtctgataaagacctcttgtgccctctgtaatgcttttgcgctaccgctcacaggatgagtatggggtgcacaataagctagctgccttcggcggcaacaatcaaaaaccccagctAGTGCTAAATATAAAAATGCTTCACAGTCTCCCGTGCGCTCCACATCTTTAAAGCTTTAAGCTGTAATTCCACTCCGACCCTTAAATACTTTCTGGAGCGCTGCACTGTCACCCGGCCTCTCAACTCATACGTCTAACTTTGTACGTTACGGTCCTCAAAGAAAGAAGTATTATGAAAAGTAGCTGCTTACAAATATCCACATTTACTATTCagcggtaagttaggttaggtgggttgcctggGTTAGTACGTTGGGCACCATAACTCGCGGGCACCATAACTCCCGGGCACCATAACTCGCGGGCATCATAACTCGCGGGCACCATAACTCGCGGGCACCATAACTCCCGGGCACCATAACTCGCGGGCATCATAACTCGCGGGCACCACAACTCGCGGGCATCATAACTCCCGGGCATCATAACTCGCGGGCACCATAACTCGCGGGCACCATAACTCCCGGGCATCATAACTCGCGGGCATCATAACTCGCGGGCACCATAACTGGCGGGCACCATAACTCGCGGGCACCACAACTCGCGGGCACCATAACTCCCGGGCATCATAACTCGCGGGCACCATAACTCGCGGGCACCACAACTCGTGGGCACCACAACTCGCGGGCCCTTgggaaattagattttaaaaaagcCTACACTGCCCTTTTCCTGCGATAATGGGAAGCAGACCACATCCCTCTCACTCTACCCAGCACATCTCACACTAGAGCTTCATGCTTTAGTAAGTATCAGCCAAAGATTTATTTTGTAAATCCACAGTAGAGCTGCAATCACTTTCCTGTCAAATAAACATTTGTTGTTTATATACATATTTCTTTTTAACATCAAGAATTGTGTAATCCATGTCTTTGTATATTTGCAATGAACAATCAAATTTATGTGTACCACTCTATAATATGAGCCAGTGTATACTTGTAAATAAATATGCATGTGCTTAGGCTAATGTCAAATACTGAGCAGGTGTTTTATTCATTAAAGAGGACGTGCCACTTGTGCATGGTATGTTTGCATGGACTCTGCCGGACTCTGGCAACTGAAGATACTAGTTTCTATTGCCATGATGCTCATTTGTTAGTCAATCTAGGAAGTGTTCATAAAAGGTATTGTATCGACCCGTCTTGTCCTCTCAACTAATAGGAGGCGTTTTTTTCTCTTACGTTATTGTAACCAACGATACAAATGGACCCAATTAAGAAAAGTAAcggctcacactcacactcacaatcACATTTTCTGTGTATCAGGCTCGATGGGTTGCTTGAGTTCGTTCGTTTCTAGTTATGCTAAAAGGTTGAATTTTTTGCCACGGTGTGGATAAGAAACGGGCAGGTTGAATACTAGAGAGCATACGAGGTTGTATAGAAAGTGTATATGTTTATCAATATAGATTTTAACATTGGTAGTGTATGCTGTCTGATGGCAACCATTATGGGTCTGATGGCATTTTTCTCTCTGATGACGATGACTTTGAGATGATTAGTTGTGGCTGAACTTAGCAGTGTTACCAAAAATGAGATAGAGAGTGACAAATTAAGATTATCAATTTacataagaattaaggtaactgcagaaggcctattgggcgATACGACGCAgcagctatttataaccacccaatctctttcatatatgtctaacctacgcttgaaacaatcaaggactcatacttctattatgttacgcgataattggttccacaaatcgtcaaccctgttaccgaaccagtatttacccaagcctATCCTAAAtttccatacaaattgaataaatcGAATAATAATGACACAAAATGGATaaaaaaggatctgaagaaccttataggtagaaagagagcttggtacaaaagattaagaatggggaagtcagtttagaacaagaattcgtacaactggttagaaatgttaaaaaaatagaTAAGGAGggccaaaaagaaactatgaagttcacatagcagggcaagcaaagacaaatccttaagtattttttcagttatattgaagaaagattagggaaaggataggaccATTAAAAACtgggacaggtcagataactgataatgacgaaaAGATAAGTAgtgtttttaataaatattttatctctgtatttgctAAAGAGGAACTAACATTATTTAGTAAATAATGTTATTCACTTCATTTCGTCATttatggaagaaatgacatgtatgtTCTGGATGGGTTGCATCTTtacagggctggggttgttgcttacTCGTGGAacctgtggtgggagggtgtttggGGGTTTAAActcttagtagatagtggtatggtagTTGATATGGAGAaacgaggtaataaaagtatgtgtttgtgggattaACAAAGTGGTAAAATGATCAGGGCCTCAGATGAGAagtgcctcaaaataacaatacacttagagtatattacacgaacagtaggagtctaagaaacaaaattaacgatttaaatgctcttgtctgcacagaaaaaaatagatattattgaacTTATCGAAACTTGGACGAATGTAGAAAATagggaactattagctgaatattaattaaatggatttaaactatttcacacagctaaactaatataaatatattagacgaggaggggaagtagccatatatatatgttagggaaaatctgaaatgtagtctcaaagagggcatCAAAACTGAGTCGCACAAagaaactatttggctagaattaaacgaaaaagcaaataatcttataataggagttatgtaCAGGCCACCAAAATTAGACagaatgggatgaaatatctagagcatctaggtctaacagtacttgtgtcatgggtgactttaattttagtggaataaactggtttaacagaacagggaataatgaagcagatgattttctagaattaattgacgattgctttcttacgcaacacattaaggaaccaacgcaggaaaataatattttagacttagtttTAACTAACAGGGGAAACacgaattaatgacatcgaaatagggagtgagctagggaacagtgatcacaaagaaatcagatttagtatagaatggaatagatttgtaggggaaaattctgttaaagtgccagattttcgaaaactgattttaatagcctaagaaattttttggctgAAACAGAttagaaagtcttgggcatggggggggggccgGTGTTGGAGCGAGAtgtgaacccagcgatgggtgatgtaaaaagggatttcgatgtggattcaaaatataacttttttaaaatattctaagcaaagcacaggaacgtagtataccatacaaattgaaaagctcgaatactaatgacccgaaatggataacaaaggatctgaagaaccttatatatctgttattcataatatatataaatgacttagattcaggtttgagtagcaacatttgcaaatttgctgatgatacaaaaattgggaGGGAacaaggaaaaacaaggaaaaagaCTCTCTATCACTTCAAGACAATCTAAATAGGGGGTTTAAAATGGTAAAAAAAaatgacagatgcagtttaatgctgacaaatgtaaggttttgaggctaggtaatgatgatggagttacaagatacgagctagatggtgttgagattgccaaGTCGGATTtcgaaagggatctgagagtcatgattagtaagaatttaaaaccaaaaaatcattgcataagtgttcgtaataaggcaaataggacactgggatttattaatcgaagcgttactaataagacacctggtgttgttcttcagctatatcttgctctggttagcccccattttgattatgcaattcagttttggtcaccgtactttaaaatggatattaattcactagaatgcgtccagcataggatgacaaagttaatccctcaaattacaaacctgtcatatgaagaaagattcacaaagcttaaattacatgatCTAGAAAGAATTATGGGTGACATGTtacaggtttacaagtggatgaatgggcaagaattagttgatacttttaatacccctattattaatatatcccctttgttatgaccATTCTTCCACttatacacctctatcatgtcacccacaattctttgcctttctagagaatgtaatttaaactttgtcaatctttcttcatatgacaggtcccTAATTTGCGGGAttgactttgtcatcctacgctggacacgttctagtgaatttacatCTATTCTATAtcggtatggcgaccaaaactgaactgcataatctaaagcaTTTATAAATAATCTAAATTTACAAATCATAGTCTTTAATATATATTGTCTCCAGTGAAGTTTCACATGAATCGATGTCACCACTTCAATGGTTCGTAGCACTGTGAAGTGGTATTCCACCATGAGTCAAGGGTGGCGTGGGCGTGGCTGCTGTGTGGGCGTGGCTGGTGCAGGCGGGCACAGAGACTGCACCAGGGAACTGGCCATCTCACTCGCCAATATCTACGCCACTGCAGGTGTCGCAAATACACTGTGGGGTGGTTGGCCAGGTAGACCAGGTGAGCGGCCAGTGCTACGGCGCTCGGGAAAGCCATCACGTCTATGTAGGAACCAAATGGGAGAATATCGGGGTAGGAGGGTTTCCCATACACCACCGGAACCATTCCGTGTTCCAGTGGGAGCCAGAGCTTCTCGGTGTGGTAGTCATCACACAGAGCGTTCTCAAATGAAAAGTAGAAGAGATGTGAGCCGGCCAGCCAGCGGTAGCAGTGAGTGTCCAAGTGGGTCCTGCCACACTTGAGCTGCCCACATTTGCCCACTGTGGTAACATTGATGTGCTTCTGGAGCTGTGCCACCAGTGTCTCTCGACGGGACTCCGTGAAACAGTGACTGGCCATCCACACCGCCAGCTGACGCCTTGAAACCCACGCTATCTCTTCTTGGGTTAATCCCCAGTGTTTGTGGCTGCCATCATCATAGTCGCTGTTTTGTCTCGTATTCTCTCTTATTGCGTCGCCGTTAAAATCCAATTTGTTTCCTCCATCGCTCGTATCATTCTTACTGGGTGCTGCCGTAGTTCCTGTAATGTTCGGAGCTTCTTCCTCGCCTCTGCCTGGAAATGTTCGTCCAGGGCTGTGATGGCGCAGAATTGCCTCAGCTCTGAGCCATTTGTCCAGTCGACGGCCCTTTTCCTTCACCAGGGAGTCGTATTTTCTCATGTGTTCACTGTAGCTTATGAAAGTTTCTGATGATTTGTCTAGCGTGACAGCTGGCTGTAGGGGACAGTGGTGAGGGATACCCAGGGGCAGCAGGTATCCACTAGGGACGACGATGTTGCTGAGGTGATGGTAAGACATTGTTAAGTTGAAGAAGATGCCATCACTCTCCACTTTATCCCAAATCACTGTAGAGAACTGGCTCAATGGCGGTGCCTGCGAGTGTGGAGGAGAGACTGTTAAGGCGTTGTCACATAAACACAGGCATACACACGTCCATCTGGCCAAGTGTGTGGAGCCATGAAGAAAACAACAGCTACTTTAATCACACACGTCATAAGTTCATAATTATTACAATGTTAAAAAATACCAATAGCAAGAAGACTCAGTGAAATCATAAGAAACTGCTGCATCTGTGAGGAAACAGACCATACGGGTGCCTGGGGGAGTCCAGGGACCCGGGTTTGATCCCATTATTTGGCCTTTTTCTCATAAGAGCTTGCCTGGACAACACTAATACTTAGAACCAGCTGTAAATTTTTCACAAGTGTCGGTGCTTATCTGTGGTTAGTTATCTTAGTTCTGCAGGTAAACTTGAGAGAAAAGCTGCGTGTTAAGCTTGTGTGGGGGAGGCCAGAGTGAGGGGCTGAGCGTTAGGTGGAGTGGAACCGTGGGTAAATGAAGGGGGGTAGTTATTGAAGATGACTATTAGCCAGGTAATGGATTAGCGGTGGATTATTAATAATCGGTAGAGTGGACTACGCAGTGTAACACAATTTTTATCTCTGGGTAACGTTATTTTCTATTTGTGTGTGCCGTCAGAGTTTAGAAAATGGATGTTATTCCCCCTCGAGCTTTGCTTTGACCTTTGCCTTAGGTAGTTTAGGGAAGACGTCTTAAAGGCTGTCGACTTTCTTATCTAGAGCTGTGAGACACATTGTCACAGCTCTAGATAAAGAGTTAGCACCCCTTCAAGTAGCCTTCAAGACATCTTAACTAAGCTGTCAAAGGCAAAGGTCAGAGCAGAGCttgactggtgtacagattcctgagcctactgggctctatcatatcaacatttgaaactgtgtatggagtcagcctccaccacatcactacttaatgcattccatttgttaattactctgacactgaaaaaattatttctaatgactctgtggctcatctgggtactaagtttccaaactgtgtgtgtgtgtgtgtgtgtgtgtgtgtgtgtgtgtgtgtgtgtgtgtgtgtgtgtgtgtgtgtgtgtgtgtgtgtgtgtgtatgtattcacctagttgtgcttgcgggg from the Procambarus clarkii isolate CNS0578487 chromosome 10, FALCON_Pclarkii_2.0, whole genome shotgun sequence genome contains:
- the LOC123745838 gene encoding alpha-(1,3)-fucosyltransferase C; the protein is MGKLATVMGKLATVMGKLTTVMGKLYINKVEGERVRAPGRVRGSRAVLVVVVLLLLPSLMYWSSTQYLSLTPFSSLLPAHDNHTAHSHDTAHSHDTAHSHDTAHSHDTAHSHDTAHSGAQGQATPKQEQQHHHNTTTYNYNSIHLTVNNHTSNHTTSSNNAANHTTRNLAVIDHTESDVHVNERESSRDEQQPPAVETCQHQDEEQPMEACQHLQEPLPMESCQDQYQQETEASRLVVLYTPFWNNWAYWDVMVDLHARLRQGRCPTWRCEFVWTEAASSARVTEADAVVFFSYDVLKRPLPPRSPRQLWIWLELEAPPLSQFSTVIWDKVESDGIFFNLTMSYHHLSNIVVPSGYLLPLGIPHHCPLQPAVTLDKSSETFISYSEHMRKYDSLVKEKGRRLDKWLRAEAILRHHSPGRTFPGRGEEEAPNITGTTAAPSKNDTSDGGNKLDFNGDAIRENTRQNSDYDDGSHKHWGLTQEEIAWVSRRQLAVWMASHCFTESRRETLVAQLQKHINVTTVGKCGQLKCGRTHLDTHCYRWLAGSHLFYFSFENALCDDYHTEKLWLPLEHGMVPVVYGKPSYPDILPFGSYIDVMAFPSAVALAAHLVYLANHPTVYLRHLQWRRYWRVRWPVPWCSLCARLHQPRPHSSHAHATLDSWWNTTSQCYEPLKW